The Sulfitobacter sp. S223 genome has a window encoding:
- the glcF gene encoding glycolate oxidase subunit GlcF: MQTTFTDDQLKDPGTRRANEILRACVHCGFCTATCPTYQVLGDELDSPRGRIYLIKDMLENERVPDAKTVKHIDRCLSCLACMTTCPSGVHYMHLVDHARDYIEQRYKRPFSDRALRWVLARILPYPMRFRVALLGAKIGRPFARFMPDARLRAMLEMAPKHIPPVSRNDDPQTFAPAAPKRMRVALMTGCAQKALNTDINDATIRLLTRLGAEVVVAEGAGCCGALTHHMGKTSESHETAAKNIRAWTREMDAGGLDAIVINTSGCGTTVKDYGHMFRNDPLAADAERVAAIARDVSEVLVELTGTDAEGRAWQPAREWIAGTDAAPRTGRSVEGMVVAYHAACSLQHGQQIKTHPKTLLKKAGFTVVEPSDPHLCCGSAGTYNLMQPEISAQLKERKVKTLEAKNPDIIAAGNIGCMMQIGSASKTPIVHSVELLDWAWGGPKPPALDRDVTERDSIPRLR; encoded by the coding sequence ATGCAGACGACATTCACCGATGACCAGCTTAAGGACCCCGGTACCAGACGTGCGAACGAGATATTGCGCGCTTGCGTCCATTGCGGTTTTTGCACGGCAACCTGTCCGACGTATCAGGTGCTTGGGGATGAGCTTGATAGTCCGAGAGGGCGCATTTACCTGATCAAGGACATGCTTGAGAACGAGCGTGTGCCCGACGCAAAGACCGTCAAACATATTGACCGCTGCCTCAGCTGTCTGGCCTGTATGACAACCTGCCCTTCTGGTGTGCATTATATGCATTTGGTGGATCACGCACGTGACTATATTGAGCAGCGCTACAAGCGCCCCTTTAGTGACCGCGCCCTGCGCTGGGTACTGGCGCGCATCCTGCCTTATCCAATGCGGTTCCGTGTGGCGCTTTTGGGCGCCAAAATAGGGCGGCCTTTTGCGCGTTTCATGCCGGACGCCCGCTTGCGGGCTATGCTGGAAATGGCACCTAAGCATATCCCGCCAGTCAGCCGGAATGACGACCCCCAAACATTCGCGCCTGCTGCACCGAAACGTATGCGCGTTGCGCTGATGACAGGATGTGCGCAAAAGGCCCTGAATACGGATATTAATGATGCCACCATCCGGCTGCTGACCCGCTTGGGCGCAGAAGTGGTCGTCGCCGAAGGTGCGGGCTGCTGCGGGGCATTGACCCACCATATGGGCAAAACCAGCGAAAGCCACGAAACCGCTGCCAAGAACATCCGTGCGTGGACACGCGAGATGGATGCAGGCGGGTTGGATGCAATTGTGATTAACACGTCGGGCTGCGGCACCACGGTCAAAGACTATGGCCACATGTTCCGCAACGATCCGCTAGCGGCAGACGCAGAACGGGTTGCCGCAATTGCGCGCGATGTCTCCGAAGTTCTGGTCGAGCTGACGGGCACAGATGCCGAGGGTCGCGCCTGGCAACCGGCGCGCGAGTGGATTGCTGGGACCGATGCTGCACCCCGCACGGGCCGCTCGGTTGAAGGAATGGTTGTAGCCTATCATGCAGCATGTTCGTTGCAGCACGGCCAACAGATCAAAACGCATCCAAAAACTCTGCTGAAAAAGGCCGGTTTCACCGTTGTAGAGCCTTCGGACCCGCATCTATGTTGTGGCTCCGCGGGTACCTATAACCTGATGCAGCCAGAGATCTCTGCCCAGTTAAAAGAGCGTAAAGTCAAAACATTAGAGGCGAAAAACCCTGATATCATTGCAGCGGGGAATATCGGCTGCATGATGCAGATCGGCTCAGCGTCGAAAACCCCCATCGTTCACTCCGTCGAACTGCTTGATTGGGCATGGGGTGGCCCAAAGCCGCCGGCGCTTGATCGTGACGTTACGGAAAGAGACAGCATCCCCCGTTTGCGCTGA
- the phnL gene encoding phosphonate C-P lyase system protein PhnL: protein MITIENVSKSFTLHNQGAAEISVMQNASLNVAAGECVALVGASGAGKSTLMRMIYGNYLTASGNILIGDIDVATAAPRKIIQLRRHTLGYVSQFLRVVPRVSTLDVVAEPLLATGANRTEATAKAQALLARLNIPERLWSLSPTTFSGGEQQRVNIARGFAYPYPALLLDEPTASLDPANRATVLAMIGEAKARGAAIIGIFHDHAARDEICDRQLDVTGFTPGLAS, encoded by the coding sequence ATGATAACGATAGAAAACGTATCCAAGTCATTCACCCTGCACAATCAGGGTGCCGCTGAAATTTCGGTGATGCAGAATGCTTCCCTGAATGTCGCAGCAGGAGAGTGTGTCGCGCTGGTGGGCGCGTCAGGAGCGGGCAAATCGACCCTGATGCGGATGATCTACGGGAACTACCTGACGGCGTCAGGTAACATCCTGATCGGAGACATAGACGTCGCTACAGCCGCGCCCCGAAAGATCATTCAGTTGCGTCGTCACACATTGGGCTATGTCAGCCAGTTCTTGCGGGTGGTGCCGCGCGTTTCTACACTTGATGTGGTCGCAGAGCCACTGCTGGCCACTGGGGCAAATCGTACAGAGGCAACCGCCAAGGCCCAAGCCCTGCTTGCACGGCTCAACATACCGGAGCGGCTGTGGTCCCTCAGCCCAACCACATTTTCGGGTGGAGAACAGCAGCGGGTCAACATCGCGCGCGGTTTTGCCTACCCCTATCCTGCGTTGCTGTTGGATGAACCAACAGCCAGCCTTGACCCGGCAAACCGCGCGACCGTGCTTGCCATGATCGGCGAAGCAAAAGCGCGGGGCGCTGCAATCATCGGGATATTCCACGACCACGCCGCACGGGACGAAATCTGCGACCGGCAGTTGGACGTCACAGGCTTCACACCGGGTCTGGCATCATGA
- a CDS encoding Hsp20 family protein → MRNFDFAPLYRSTVGFDQIANLMDRVLTAETTQPSYPPYNIEKLEDDAYRISIAVAGFSEADLSVEVREKSLIVSARKADDEDGKTYLHRGIATRAFERRFHLADHVVVTGATHTDGMLHIELELQVPDALKPRQIQIASNPRAIGKDVVDTAAVN, encoded by the coding sequence ATGCGTAATTTTGATTTTGCACCACTTTACCGCTCCACGGTCGGATTTGACCAGATCGCCAACCTGATGGACCGCGTGCTAACTGCCGAGACAACCCAGCCTAGCTATCCACCTTACAACATCGAAAAGCTTGAGGATGACGCCTACCGTATTTCCATTGCGGTGGCAGGCTTCTCCGAAGCTGATCTAAGCGTTGAGGTGCGTGAGAAGTCGCTGATCGTTTCTGCCCGCAAAGCAGACGATGAAGACGGCAAGACGTACCTGCACCGTGGTATTGCAACGCGCGCTTTTGAGCGTCGATTCCATCTGGCTGACCATGTCGTGGTGACCGGAGCTACCCATACTGACGGTATGCTTCACATCGAACTGGAGCTTCAGGTTCCTGATGCGTTGAAGCCGCGCCAGATCCAGATTGCGTCTAACCCGCGCGCGATCGGTAAGGATGTCGTGGACACAGCTGCCGTCAATTAA
- the phnK gene encoding phosphonate C-P lyase system protein PhnK produces MTPLLQVENIAKKYGTRIGCTDVSFDLYPGEVMGIVGESGSGKSTLLNCLAGHLTPDRGAVRFDTRAGGLRDTVTMSEPERRMLSRTDWAFVHQHARDGLRMNVSAGGNVGERLMAVNARHYGDIRASAIDWLGRVEITEDRIDDRPTAFSGGMQQRLQIARNLVTGPRLVFMDEPTGGLDVSVQARLLDLLRGLVREMNLSAIIVTHDLAVVRLLADRLMVMKGGHVIETGLTDQVLDDPQHAYTQLLVSSVLQV; encoded by the coding sequence ATGACTCCGCTTTTGCAGGTTGAGAATATCGCGAAAAAATACGGGACGCGGATTGGCTGCACCGATGTGTCGTTTGACCTTTATCCCGGTGAAGTGATGGGGATCGTAGGGGAAAGCGGCTCGGGTAAATCCACGCTCCTCAATTGTCTGGCAGGGCATCTGACGCCGGATCGCGGCGCTGTGCGCTTTGATACCCGCGCGGGCGGGTTGCGGGATACCGTAACAATGAGTGAGCCTGAGCGGCGGATGCTAAGCCGCACGGATTGGGCGTTTGTCCATCAGCACGCCCGCGACGGTCTGCGCATGAATGTCAGCGCAGGCGGCAATGTCGGTGAACGGCTCATGGCGGTCAACGCGCGGCACTACGGTGATATTCGCGCCTCAGCGATTGACTGGCTGGGACGGGTGGAGATCACGGAGGATCGGATAGATGACCGCCCCACAGCGTTTTCGGGCGGAATGCAGCAACGACTACAAATCGCACGCAATCTTGTGACTGGGCCGCGGCTGGTGTTCATGGATGAGCCAACTGGCGGCCTTGATGTTTCTGTTCAGGCGCGGTTGCTGGACCTCTTGCGCGGCCTTGTCCGGGAGATGAACCTGAGCGCCATCATCGTGACCCATGATCTGGCCGTTGTGCGCCTGCTTGCTGACCGATTGATGGTGATGAAAGGTGGGCATGTGATCGAAACCGGCCTGACGGATCAGGTGCTGGACGATCCGCAGCACGCCTATACCCAGCTTCTTGTTTCTTCTGTTTTGCAGGTTTGA
- the phnF gene encoding phosphonate metabolism transcriptional regulator PhnF — MTPRTPIWKAIAASIRHDIAEGIYGAGDKLPTEAALAQRFGVNRHTVRHAIAALAEESLVHSRRGAGVFVATTPTDYPIGRRVRFHQNLRAAGRSPAKKVLLLETRTASASEAEALQLPYGAQVHVYEGLSLAEGRPIALFRSAFPATRCTGILEHLGNNPSVTEALAKCGVHDYTRASTRVNAKLATATQALHLQIAEHAPILRTIGVNIEPDGTPIEVGRTWFAGDKVTLTLSDT; from the coding sequence ATGACCCCGCGCACACCAATTTGGAAAGCAATCGCTGCCTCGATCCGGCACGACATCGCCGAAGGGATTTATGGAGCGGGTGATAAGTTGCCGACCGAGGCAGCCCTTGCGCAAAGATTTGGCGTCAACCGCCATACAGTGCGCCACGCCATTGCCGCGCTCGCCGAAGAGAGCCTTGTCCATTCCCGGCGCGGGGCGGGCGTTTTTGTCGCCACCACACCTACTGACTATCCAATCGGGCGTCGGGTCAGGTTCCACCAGAATTTGCGCGCAGCGGGGCGTTCCCCGGCAAAAAAGGTGCTGTTGCTGGAAACCCGCACGGCTTCTGCCAGTGAAGCGGAAGCCCTTCAATTGCCCTACGGTGCGCAGGTCCATGTCTATGAGGGGCTGTCATTGGCCGAAGGACGCCCCATTGCCCTTTTTCGCAGCGCATTTCCAGCAACACGTTGCACAGGAATTCTGGAACACCTTGGTAACAACCCATCGGTGACCGAGGCGCTGGCGAAATGCGGGGTGCACGACTACACCCGTGCCTCAACGCGCGTGAATGCCAAGCTGGCCACAGCAACACAGGCCTTGCATCTGCAAATAGCCGAGCATGCGCCGATCCTTCGGACGATTGGCGTTAACATAGAGCCAGATGGCACACCGATCGAAGTTGGCCGAACATGGTTTGCAGGAGACAAGGTGACGCTTACTTTGTCCGACACCTAG
- the phnG gene encoding phosphonate C-P lyase system protein PhnG → MNIMSDPNAARKDWLGLLAKSPADDVTRLWAALPVKSDHTVLRAPEIGGVMVRGRAGAVGAAFNLGEMTVTRASVKLADGTVGHGYVQGRSKEHALCAALADALLQTGAAEAVEAGLLTPLRTAMAARKEARAAKAATTKVDFFTMVRGED, encoded by the coding sequence ATGAATATCATGAGCGATCCAAACGCAGCGCGCAAAGACTGGCTGGGTCTGTTGGCAAAATCTCCTGCGGATGACGTTACGCGGCTTTGGGCAGCGCTGCCGGTAAAGTCCGACCATACCGTCCTGCGCGCACCAGAGATTGGCGGCGTCATGGTGCGTGGCCGTGCGGGCGCGGTGGGTGCTGCCTTTAATCTGGGTGAAATGACTGTCACGCGCGCGTCGGTGAAATTGGCCGACGGAACTGTTGGCCATGGCTATGTACAAGGCCGTAGCAAAGAGCATGCGCTATGCGCCGCCCTTGCAGATGCCCTGCTGCAAACCGGCGCAGCGGAGGCTGTTGAAGCTGGCCTTCTGACACCTTTGCGCACAGCGATGGCTGCGCGCAAAGAAGCCCGCGCTGCCAAGGCAGCGACGACAAAAGTTGATTTCTTTACCATGGTGCGAGGAGAAGACTGA
- the phnN gene encoding phosphonate metabolism protein/1,5-bisphosphokinase (PRPP-forming) PhnN encodes MNGRFIAVVGPSGVGKDSVMEALAAADPRIVLARRVITRASALGGEYFEEVTQSEFRARSASGEFAVSWSAHGLHYAIPASVEAHLHDGKDVLANLSRAALTNAKDRFASFEVINLTASSDILAARLASRGRETVAQIGSRLARASTALPDGISARVIDNSGAIDQTVQVILAHLYPVRV; translated from the coding sequence ATGAATGGCCGTTTCATTGCGGTCGTCGGCCCGTCAGGGGTTGGCAAGGACAGCGTCATGGAGGCCTTAGCCGCCGCCGACCCGCGCATCGTTCTCGCGCGCCGTGTGATCACGCGGGCCAGTGCGCTGGGCGGAGAATACTTTGAAGAGGTCACGCAATCAGAGTTTCGCGCGCGCTCTGCTTCGGGTGAATTTGCGGTCAGTTGGTCGGCGCACGGACTGCACTACGCGATACCAGCCTCGGTCGAGGCACACCTGCATGACGGAAAGGATGTTCTAGCGAACCTTTCTCGCGCGGCCCTGACCAATGCTAAAGATCGCTTTGCCAGTTTTGAGGTGATCAATCTTACGGCAAGCTCTGACATCCTTGCCGCGCGCCTCGCGTCCCGCGGTAGGGAGACTGTAGCGCAAATAGGAAGCAGGCTGGCTCGCGCGTCAACGGCACTGCCTGACGGCATCTCAGCCCGTGTGATCGACAATAGCGGTGCGATTGATCAAACAGTACAGGTTATATTGGCTCACCTTTATCCGGTGAGGGTGTAG
- a CDS encoding carbon-phosphorus lyase complex subunit PhnI, with the protein MYVAVKGGERAIDNAHAWLAEERRGDTAVRELSVAQIREQMTLAVNRVMAEGSLYDPDLAALAIKQARGDLIEAIFLIRAYRTTLPRFGGSTPVETESMACDRRVSATFKDAPGGQVLGPTFDYSHRLLDFKLAADGEAAEVPHAEPTQAATPHIMSFLDRENLIQSEPEGAQTPPDLTRTPLELPASRALRLQSLTRGDEGFILGMAYSTQRGYARNHAFVAELRIGTVAVEMDIPELGFAIDIGEITVTECETVNQFKGSRSEPPQFTRGYGLVFGMTERKAISMALVDRALRWKELGEDNLGAPAQDEEFVLYHSDNIQATGFLEHIKLPHYVDFQSELELIRKLRREAQDANASVKVKEGAMQ; encoded by the coding sequence ATGTATGTTGCAGTAAAAGGTGGCGAACGCGCCATTGATAACGCGCACGCATGGCTAGCCGAGGAACGACGCGGCGATACCGCCGTGCGGGAATTAAGCGTGGCGCAGATTCGCGAACAGATGACATTGGCAGTTAATCGCGTGATGGCCGAAGGGTCACTATACGATCCCGATCTTGCCGCGTTGGCGATCAAACAGGCACGCGGCGACCTGATCGAAGCGATCTTTCTGATCCGCGCCTATCGCACCACCCTGCCCCGTTTTGGTGGATCAACTCCGGTCGAGACTGAAAGCATGGCTTGTGACAGGCGCGTCTCTGCCACCTTCAAGGATGCCCCTGGGGGACAAGTTCTGGGGCCGACATTCGACTACAGCCACCGCCTGCTGGACTTCAAACTGGCTGCCGATGGTGAAGCAGCCGAAGTGCCTCACGCCGAACCGACGCAAGCCGCAACGCCACACATCATGTCATTTCTCGACCGGGAAAATCTGATCCAAAGCGAACCAGAGGGCGCACAAACACCGCCCGACCTGACACGAACGCCGCTGGAACTGCCCGCAAGTCGTGCCTTACGTCTTCAGTCGCTGACACGCGGAGATGAAGGGTTCATCCTTGGCATGGCCTACTCAACTCAACGGGGCTATGCCCGCAACCATGCTTTTGTGGCAGAGCTGCGGATCGGCACGGTTGCCGTTGAGATGGACATCCCCGAGCTTGGCTTTGCGATCGACATCGGGGAAATCACCGTCACCGAATGTGAGACAGTCAACCAGTTCAAAGGCTCCAGATCGGAGCCACCGCAATTTACACGCGGCTATGGATTGGTCTTTGGCATGACCGAACGCAAGGCAATTTCGATGGCTTTGGTAGACCGCGCCCTGCGCTGGAAAGAGCTGGGCGAAGACAACTTGGGCGCGCCTGCGCAGGATGAGGAATTCGTTCTCTACCATTCCGACAACATTCAGGCGACGGGATTTCTGGAGCATATCAAGCTGCCTCACTATGTCGATTTCCAGTCAGAACTGGAGCTGATCCGCAAGCTGCGCCGCGAGGCACAAGATGCAAACGCATCCGTCAAAGTCAAAGAAGGGGCGATGCAATGA
- a CDS encoding alpha-D-ribose 1-methylphosphonate 5-phosphate C-P-lyase PhnJ → MSAYNFAYLDEQTKRMIRRAILKGLAIPGYQVPFASREMPMPYGWGTGGVQVSAAVLTPDDTFKVIDQGADDTTNAVSIRRFFQKTAGVAVTEATAEASIIQTRHRIPEQDLRPDQILVYQVPIPEPLRFLEPSEIETRKMHSLEEYGLMHVKLYEDISQHGDIATAYAYPVKVEGRYVMDPSPIPKFDNPKLEMAGIQLFGAGREQRIYAIPPYTQVVSLDFEDYPFQPTKADHACDLCGADDSYLDELIVDDTGGRMFMCSDTDYCSTRRKQGHTGTQGVPFAEDAA, encoded by the coding sequence ATGAGCGCGTATAACTTCGCATATCTGGACGAACAGACCAAACGGATGATCCGCCGTGCGATTCTCAAAGGGCTTGCGATTCCCGGTTATCAGGTGCCTTTCGCCAGCCGCGAAATGCCGATGCCTTACGGTTGGGGCACCGGTGGCGTGCAGGTGTCAGCCGCCGTGCTGACGCCGGATGATACGTTCAAAGTCATTGATCAAGGGGCGGATGACACCACAAATGCAGTCTCTATCAGGCGCTTTTTCCAGAAAACGGCTGGTGTGGCAGTCACCGAAGCAACAGCCGAGGCCAGCATCATCCAGACCCGTCACCGCATCCCGGAACAAGACCTGCGGCCAGACCAGATTTTAGTCTACCAGGTGCCTATCCCCGAGCCGCTACGTTTTCTAGAGCCGTCAGAGATTGAGACCCGCAAGATGCACAGTCTGGAGGAATACGGCCTGATGCACGTCAAACTATACGAAGACATCAGCCAGCACGGCGACATCGCCACGGCCTATGCCTATCCTGTTAAGGTTGAAGGGCGGTATGTGATGGACCCTTCCCCGATCCCGAAGTTCGACAACCCCAAGCTTGAGATGGCTGGCATCCAACTGTTCGGTGCAGGGCGCGAACAGCGCATCTATGCGATCCCGCCCTACACTCAGGTTGTCAGCCTTGATTTCGAGGACTACCCGTTCCAGCCAACCAAGGCCGATCATGCCTGCGATCTATGCGGCGCTGATGACAGCTATCTGGACGAGTTAATCGTGGATGACACGGGCGGGCGCATGTTTATGTGCTCTGACACGGATTATTGCAGCACGCGGCGCAAGCAGGGTCATACCGGCACGCAAGGCGTTCCATTTGCGGAGGATGCAGCATGA
- the phnH gene encoding phosphonate C-P lyase system protein PhnH, whose protein sequence is MHTPILEGGFADKPVDAAHAFRAVMTAMARPGDILDVTGAQPPAPLSIAAGALILTLWDPETPVFLANSHNTAEIRNWITFHTGAPLVDPRDAAFAIGTWNTLPVASFSRGTSEYPDRSATLIIELNQLTNSGAVLRGPGIKDQAELSLPEADAFQENARLFPLGLDFIFTSGARLAALPRSTKVS, encoded by the coding sequence ATGCATACCCCTATCCTTGAGGGCGGTTTTGCCGATAAACCCGTCGATGCAGCCCATGCATTCCGCGCAGTGATGACCGCTATGGCGCGGCCCGGTGACATTCTTGACGTTACCGGCGCGCAGCCGCCCGCCCCACTTTCGATTGCCGCAGGAGCTCTCATCCTGACTTTGTGGGACCCTGAAACCCCTGTATTTCTGGCCAACAGCCATAACACGGCTGAAATACGCAACTGGATCACATTTCACACCGGCGCACCCCTTGTCGATCCGCGAGACGCTGCATTTGCAATCGGCACTTGGAACACCTTGCCGGTGGCCAGCTTTTCGCGTGGCACGTCAGAATACCCTGACCGCTCCGCCACGCTGATTATCGAGTTGAATCAATTGACGAACTCCGGCGCGGTGCTGCGCGGACCGGGGATCAAGGATCAAGCAGAACTGTCTTTGCCGGAGGCAGATGCCTTTCAGGAAAACGCACGCCTGTTCCCGCTGGGACTGGACTTTATATTCACCAGTGGCGCGCGCCTTGCCGCGTTGCCGCGTAGCACCAAGGTGTCCTGA
- a CDS encoding serine protease, with the protein MIVFGLLLASGAAAQDSRLKRLDNGDDAKAWEAVGRLDIDGKGFCTGTLIAPRLVLTAAHCMYKSDTGERIDSGHIEFLAGWRNGRADAYRDVSRVVVHPDYVYTETLSSERVRNDLALLELEQPIRNASIRPFKTAARPRTGDSVGVVSYALDRSEAPSLQEVCAVLARQDGVLVTSCSVDFGSSGAPIFIVEDGEAHIVSVVSAKAEVHGDQVSLGTALGQPLAELRAELVAGRAVYLGAKPGERRVRVGDDRANTGAKFVRP; encoded by the coding sequence ATGATTGTTTTTGGACTGTTGCTCGCCTCTGGTGCAGCGGCCCAGGATTCACGTCTTAAACGCCTTGATAACGGTGATGATGCCAAAGCTTGGGAAGCCGTTGGCCGTTTGGATATTGATGGCAAGGGATTTTGCACGGGTACGTTGATCGCGCCAAGGCTGGTGCTGACGGCGGCCCATTGCATGTACAAAAGCGATACGGGTGAGCGTATCGATAGTGGGCACATCGAATTTTTGGCAGGTTGGCGCAATGGACGTGCGGATGCCTACCGTGATGTGTCGCGCGTGGTCGTCCATCCTGACTATGTCTACACTGAAACCCTGTCGTCCGAACGTGTGCGCAACGATCTGGCTCTGCTGGAGCTTGAGCAACCTATCCGCAATGCTTCGATCAGACCGTTCAAAACGGCCGCCCGCCCGCGGACAGGGGATAGTGTTGGCGTTGTCAGCTACGCGCTGGACCGCTCCGAAGCACCCTCTTTGCAAGAAGTCTGCGCGGTTCTGGCCCGACAGGACGGGGTTCTTGTGACCTCATGTTCCGTTGATTTCGGTTCAAGCGGCGCGCCAATTTTTATCGTCGAGGATGGTGAGGCACATATTGTCTCCGTCGTTTCTGCAAAGGCCGAAGTGCACGGGGATCAAGTTTCGCTCGGGACTGCGTTAGGTCAACCATTGGCTGAATTGCGCGCAGAACTGGTTGCAGGCCGTGCTGTTTACCTTGGCGCAAAACCAGGTGAACGGCGCGTTCGCGTGGGTGACGACAGGGCGAATACCGGCGCAAAATTCGTGCGCCCCTAA
- a CDS encoding DUF1045 domain-containing protein, producing MFERYAIFYTPTGELADFGAAWLGWDGALGCVMPHLDIKDIDVATLTRTPRKYGLHGTLKAPFRLDQDIDQSQLESAAAAFAMCHKAFVIGELELRHENGFVALRPVGQTSKLQDLAAEAVKEFDLYRAPLSDADIARRRKSRLSARQDQQLLDWGYPFVFDDFHFHLTLTGRVSADQANKVISALKPRLDPVVPVPFDIDAITLMGQDESGMFHQIHRYTLTG from the coding sequence ATGTTTGAACGCTACGCAATTTTTTATACCCCAACCGGTGAATTGGCGGACTTCGGTGCCGCTTGGCTGGGGTGGGATGGTGCGCTGGGCTGCGTGATGCCGCACCTTGATATCAAAGATATCGATGTGGCCACGTTGACGCGAACACCGCGCAAATACGGATTGCATGGCACGTTGAAAGCACCATTCCGTCTGGATCAAGACATTGATCAATCCCAATTGGAAAGCGCTGCTGCCGCGTTTGCGATGTGCCACAAGGCATTTGTCATCGGGGAGCTGGAGCTGCGGCACGAAAACGGTTTTGTCGCTTTGCGTCCTGTCGGGCAAACATCCAAGCTGCAAGATTTGGCTGCCGAGGCGGTAAAGGAATTTGATCTGTATCGCGCTCCGCTCAGCGATGCCGACATCGCGCGCCGCCGGAAATCGCGGCTGAGCGCACGACAAGACCAGCAACTGCTCGACTGGGGCTACCCCTTCGTCTTTGATGACTTTCATTTTCATCTCACGCTTACCGGCCGTGTGTCTGCGGATCAGGCGAACAAGGTTATTTCCGCCTTGAAGCCGCGGCTTGACCCCGTTGTACCCGTGCCATTTGACATCGATGCGATCACGCTGATGGGGCAGGATGAAAGCGGGATGTTTCATCAGATCCATCGCTACACCCTCACCGGATAA
- a CDS encoding alpha-D-ribose 1-methylphosphonate 5-triphosphate diphosphatase: MTEQTIFANASLILNDEVVRGLLAIKDGIITRVDHGSHVPKGAVDLGGDFLAPGLVELHTDNLERHLSPRPKVDWPYRAAILAHDRELAGTGITTVFDAIRVGSIVSGTSKRYGKYARRMADEILGMRAAGLLRISHHIHLRAEICSETLVDEFAEFTPKDRIGIVSMMDHTPGQRQFSDLSKFETYVRGKYTFGDQEYLDYVDFLYGLQAKFGTRHEAATVEAAKHLGAALASHDDTTPEQVIASQAYGVTIAEFPTTVAAADACHAHGIATIMGAPNLIRGGSHSGNVAAAELADLDRLDILSSDYVPAGLLMAAVQLGDLWDDLPRGIATVTSQPAKVVGLTDRGSLQEGQRADLIRFATLDGTPVLKETWCGGTRVS, translated from the coding sequence ATGACAGAACAGACGATATTCGCCAACGCGAGCCTGATACTGAACGATGAAGTCGTACGCGGGTTATTGGCAATCAAAGACGGCATAATTACCCGAGTTGATCACGGAAGCCACGTGCCCAAGGGTGCTGTCGATCTGGGCGGTGATTTCCTTGCCCCGGGTCTGGTGGAGCTACATACAGACAATCTGGAGCGTCATCTGTCTCCGCGTCCGAAGGTAGACTGGCCCTACCGCGCCGCAATTTTGGCCCATGACCGCGAGCTTGCAGGCACAGGTATCACAACCGTTTTTGATGCGATCCGCGTCGGTTCTATCGTATCGGGAACCAGCAAACGGTACGGAAAATATGCACGACGCATGGCGGATGAAATCCTTGGCATGCGCGCGGCTGGCCTGCTGCGGATCAGCCACCACATTCACTTGCGCGCCGAAATCTGTTCGGAGACGTTGGTGGACGAATTTGCAGAGTTCACGCCAAAGGACCGGATCGGCATCGTCTCTATGATGGACCACACACCGGGCCAGCGGCAATTCTCGGACCTGTCGAAGTTCGAAACCTATGTGCGCGGCAAATACACGTTTGGCGATCAAGAGTACCTTGATTACGTCGATTTCCTGTATGGCCTTCAGGCGAAATTCGGAACCAGACATGAGGCCGCAACGGTTGAAGCCGCCAAGCATCTGGGCGCTGCTTTAGCGAGCCATGATGACACCACGCCTGAACAAGTCATAGCCAGCCAGGCATATGGCGTCACAATAGCGGAGTTCCCAACCACGGTCGCCGCCGCCGATGCCTGCCATGCGCATGGCATCGCTACAATCATGGGGGCCCCAAATCTTATTCGCGGCGGATCACATTCAGGCAATGTGGCCGCTGCCGAATTGGCCGATCTTGATCGGCTGGATATCCTGTCGTCCGATTATGTACCGGCCGGATTGCTGATGGCGGCTGTTCAACTGGGTGATCTTTGGGATGATCTGCCACGCGGCATTGCGACTGTGACCTCACAGCCTGCAAAGGTGGTCGGGCTGACCGATCGCGGTTCCTTGCAGGAAGGGCAGCGCGCTGACTTGATCCGGTTTGCGACACTTGATGGAACACCTGTTCTTAAAGAAACATGGTGCGGCGGCACACGGGTATCCTAA